The DNA segment GGCATCGGATTGTGATTAAAAATCGTCTCGCGGTAAATTTCCAGATGCTCTTCTGGAGTTGCAATTTCAAAATTCTGAATTTCTCCTGAAGCCATTCTATAAGAAGATTCAAGGTGCTCCAGCATATTTTGTGCAGACATCATTCCCCAATTTGCAACCGTTGAATCTGTTAATTTCGAAATATGATTTTCGATAGTTTCAGCATTAATTTCAGCAAATGGACTCTTTTTGCTAACCATTGTCAAAATTGTTGCAACTGCTACCAATTCGTCTTTTACATCAAAAACTTCTACAAACCACTTCACAATTCCGCTTGGAGTTTCCTCGCCACGGCTGTCTCTATCTACTTTTTGCTTACAAGTAAGACGAACGTAAACCGTGTCATTATCGTAAATAGGACGTAAAAATCTACAGTCTTCAAGACCATAATTCGCCACTACTGGTCCTTTATTTGGATAAACAAAAAGTCCCGCGGCAGCAGCAAGAATAAAGTATCCGTGCGCTGTACGTTTTTCAAAAATACTTCCTTGCAAAGAAGTTACATCGGTGTGAGCATAAAAATGATCCCAAGTAAGATTTGCAAAGTTTATAATATCTGTATCGGTGATGGTACGTTTGTGCGTTTTAAGCGACATTCCTGCTTCGATATCATCCCAATAATATTTAAATGGATGCTGAGGCGCTTCTTTATATTTTGAATTCGGCTGATAAATTCCAGTAATTTCGGTAAGAGTTGTTGGCGATCCTTGAACAGCGCAACGCTGCATAAAGTGCTTGATACCGCGCACTCCACCCATTTCCTCTCCACCTCCAGCACGACCTGGTCCACCGTGAACCAATAATGGCAATGGCGATCCGTGACCTGTGCTTTGCTTGGCATTTTCTCGGTTCAAAACCAAAATTCTACCGTGGTGCGAAGCTGCATTTATCACATATTCGCGAGCTATATTGTCGTCATTTGTAACAATCGAAGAAACTAGCGAACCTTTACCCATATTGGCAATGGTCACTGCATCTTCGGTCGTATCGTAAGGCATAATTGTTGCAACTGGACCAAAAGCCTCAGTTTCGTGGACAAGAGTATTTTTGAAAGGCTCGTGCTCTACAAAAAGCATTGGTTTGATAAAAGCACCTTTATCAGTATTCTCACCGATGGTCTGTGCTTTATCGTAATTTCCGTAAACTAATTCGGCAGTTTTTCCAATCTCTCTAGCTCTTTCATAAACCTCTTCAACTTGTTTATGATTTACCAAAGATCCCATTCGAACTTCCTTTAAACGTGGATCACCAATTGTAACTTTATCAAGTGCTTTTCCTAATGCGATCTGAACATCTTCTACCAGGTTTGCAGGAACCACAAGTCGGCGAATTGCAGTACATTTCTGACCACATTTCACGGTAATTTCACTTCTCGCCTGACTGATAAATAAATTAAATTCTGGTGTTCCAACCACTGCATCTTTCCCTAAAACCGAACAGTTTAATGAATCCGCTTCAAGGTTGAAAGGAACAGATTCCTGAATAATTCTTTTATGAGATTTCAGCATTTGACCAACCGCCGCAGATCCCGTAAATGTTACAACATCTTGAGATTCTACGTGATCCAAAATCGTATTTGCCGATCCACTAATCAATTGCAAAGCGCCTTCTGGCAAAATTCCAGATTCGATGATCGACTTCACAACTGCTTCGGTCAAATATGAAGTTGCAGTTGCAGGCTTTACTACTGCTGGCATTCCAGCCATCCAGTTCACCGCACATTTCTCCAACATTCCCCAAATTGGGAAGTTAAAAGCATTGATATGAATCGCAACTCCTGTTTTAGGAACAAGAATATGGTGCGCCATAAAACGCCCACCTTTTGATAAATCAATTGGATCTCCTTCAACATCAAACGGCTGATTTGGGAATAGTTTTCGCAAACTTGCATTGGCAAAAAGATTTCCAAAACCACCTTCAATATCAATCCAAGAATCTACTCTCGTAGCGCCCGTTTTATAACTTATTTCGTAAAACTGCTCTTTTCTTTTTGTAAGATAAAGTGCTAAGTTTTTAATCATATTTCCACGCTCCTGAAAAGTCATTTTACGTAGTTTCTGTCCACCAATTGTACGTCCGAAATGAAGAATTTCTCCAAAATCTAAACCTTCAGTTGTTGTGTGACCTATAATTTCGCCGTTAACAGAATCGTATAATGCTGAACCTTCGCCCAAACCATCCGTCCATTTTCCGCTGATATAATTTCCTATTTTCATCTTGTATTTTTATAAAAATATTATTTTCGCTTTCGCTAAATTACCGCTGTACTATGATTGGTATCTTTCCAAAATAGCTGCATAACCTTGTCCAACTCCGATGCACATTGTTACCAAAGCGTATCTTTTTTTAGTTTTATACAATTCCAAAGCTGCAGAATACGCAGTTCGAGCTCCTGTAACTCCTAGAGGATGTCCAATTGCAATTGCACCTCCATTCGGGTTGATACGAGCGTCATCATCTTTTAATCCCCACTCACGGATGCAGGCAAGACTTTGTGCTGCAAACGCTTCGTTAAGTTCGATAATGTCCATATCTTCCATTTTTAATCCGGCTTTCGCCAAAGCTTTATTTGCCGCCTCAACTGGGCCAATTCCCATAATACTTGGAGATACTCCAACTACTGCCGAACTTACAATTCTAGCAAGTGGGTTTAAATTATACTTTTTTACC comes from the Flavobacterium ardleyense genome and includes:
- the paaZ gene encoding phenylacetic acid degradation bifunctional protein PaaZ, which encodes MKIGNYISGKWTDGLGEGSALYDSVNGEIIGHTTTEGLDFGEILHFGRTIGGQKLRKMTFQERGNMIKNLALYLTKRKEQFYEISYKTGATRVDSWIDIEGGFGNLFANASLRKLFPNQPFDVEGDPIDLSKGGRFMAHHILVPKTGVAIHINAFNFPIWGMLEKCAVNWMAGMPAVVKPATATSYLTEAVVKSIIESGILPEGALQLISGSANTILDHVESQDVVTFTGSAAVGQMLKSHKRIIQESVPFNLEADSLNCSVLGKDAVVGTPEFNLFISQARSEITVKCGQKCTAIRRLVVPANLVEDVQIALGKALDKVTIGDPRLKEVRMGSLVNHKQVEEVYERAREIGKTAELVYGNYDKAQTIGENTDKGAFIKPMLFVEHEPFKNTLVHETEAFGPVATIMPYDTTEDAVTIANMGKGSLVSSIVTNDDNIAREYVINAASHHGRILVLNRENAKQSTGHGSPLPLLVHGGPGRAGGGEEMGGVRGIKHFMQRCAVQGSPTTLTEITGIYQPNSKYKEAPQHPFKYYWDDIEAGMSLKTHKRTITDTDIINFANLTWDHFYAHTDVTSLQGSIFEKRTAHGYFILAAAAGLFVYPNKGPVVANYGLEDCRFLRPIYDNDTVYVRLTCKQKVDRDSRGEETPSGIVKWFVEVFDVKDELVAVATILTMVSKKSPFAEINAETIENHISKLTDSTVANWGMMSAQNMLEHLESSYRMASGEIQNFEIATPEEHLEIYRETIFNHNPMPLNHKHPLMNPDAPAELIHADLATAKNKLLEAIEQYEAFFKENPETRTKNSVFGMMNKYEWDLLNTKHLNHHFKQFELLD